From the Manis pentadactyla isolate mManPen7 chromosome 7, mManPen7.hap1, whole genome shotgun sequence genome, one window contains:
- the MALSU1 gene encoding mitochondrial assembly of ribosomal large subunit protein 1 isoform X1: MGPGRRAACCLGALLWRRAVLPGAGPASGVGPQLRLLSVRRLKVGPAFVPACLSADRARGLHGGPGLEEGAAEAAGEGHPESGTADHTAPKFDIDVLVSLLRQENARDICVIKVPPEMKYTDYFVIGSGTSTRHLHAMAYYIVRMYKYLKSKSEPHVKIEGKDTDDWLCMDFGNMVIHLMLPETRETYELEKLWTLRSYDDQLAQIAPETLPEDFILGLEDDTSSFILGLEDDTSSLTPVDFKCIWKMKRHLGHITDEEWSIFAYCALPEPPFKHSCKAEGHTLNR, encoded by the exons ATGGGGCCTGGCCGTCGTGCGGCGTGCTGTCTCGGGGCGCTGCTGTGGCGCAGGGCCGTGCTCCCGGGAGCCGGGCCTGCGTCGGGCGTGGGGCCCCAGCTCCGGCTGCTGTCGGTGCGGCGGCTTAAGGTGGGACCAGCGTTTGTCCCGGCGTGCCTGAGCGCCGACCGCGCGCGAGGCCTGCACGGCGGGCCCGGCCTTGAGGAGGGGGCCGCGGAGGCAGCCGGCGAGGGGCACCCGGAGTCAGGCACTGCAG ATCATACTGCTCCCAAGTTTGACATCGATGTGCTGGTTTCACTTCTGAGGCAAGAAAATGCAAGAGACATTTGTGTGATCAAGGTTCCTccagaaatgaaatatacagatTACTTTGTGATTGGTAGTGGAACTTCCACCCGACACTTACATGCCATGGCCTACTACATTGTGAGAATG TACAAATACCTGAAAAGTAAAAGTGAGCCTCATGTTAAGATCGAAGGGAAGGACACTGATGACTGGCTCTGTATGGATTTTG GCAACATGGTGATTCACTTGATGCTTCCAGAAACCAGAGAAACCTATGAATTAGAGAAACTGTGGACCCTACGTTCTTATGATGACCAGTTAGCTCAGATAGCTCCTGAAACATTACCTGAAGACTTTATTCTTGGATTAGAAGATGAcacttcttccttcattcttggaTTAGAAGATGACACTTCTTCCCTGACTCCAGTGGATTTCAAAT GTATCTGGAAAATGAAGCGGCATTTGGGGcacattacagatgaggaatggtCCATATTTG CCTACTGTGCCCTTCCTGAACCTCCCTTCAAACATTCTTGCAAGGCTGAAGGACACACACTCAACAGATGA
- the MALSU1 gene encoding mitochondrial assembly of ribosomal large subunit protein 1 isoform X2: protein MGPGRRAACCLGALLWRRAVLPGAGPASGVGPQLRLLSVRRLKVGPAFVPACLSADRARGLHGGPGLEEGAAEAAGEGHPESGTADHTAPKFDIDVLVSLLRQENARDICVIKVPPEMKYTDYFVIGSGTSTRHLHAMAYYIVRMYKYLKSKSEPHVKIEGKDTDDWLCMDFGNMVIHLMLPETRETYELEKLWTLRSYDDQLAQIAPETLPEDFILGLEDDTSSFILGLEDDTSSLTPVDFKCE, encoded by the exons ATGGGGCCTGGCCGTCGTGCGGCGTGCTGTCTCGGGGCGCTGCTGTGGCGCAGGGCCGTGCTCCCGGGAGCCGGGCCTGCGTCGGGCGTGGGGCCCCAGCTCCGGCTGCTGTCGGTGCGGCGGCTTAAGGTGGGACCAGCGTTTGTCCCGGCGTGCCTGAGCGCCGACCGCGCGCGAGGCCTGCACGGCGGGCCCGGCCTTGAGGAGGGGGCCGCGGAGGCAGCCGGCGAGGGGCACCCGGAGTCAGGCACTGCAG ATCATACTGCTCCCAAGTTTGACATCGATGTGCTGGTTTCACTTCTGAGGCAAGAAAATGCAAGAGACATTTGTGTGATCAAGGTTCCTccagaaatgaaatatacagatTACTTTGTGATTGGTAGTGGAACTTCCACCCGACACTTACATGCCATGGCCTACTACATTGTGAGAATG TACAAATACCTGAAAAGTAAAAGTGAGCCTCATGTTAAGATCGAAGGGAAGGACACTGATGACTGGCTCTGTATGGATTTTG GCAACATGGTGATTCACTTGATGCTTCCAGAAACCAGAGAAACCTATGAATTAGAGAAACTGTGGACCCTACGTTCTTATGATGACCAGTTAGCTCAGATAGCTCCTGAAACATTACCTGAAGACTTTATTCTTGGATTAGAAGATGAcacttcttccttcattcttggaTTAGAAGATGACACTTCTTCCCTGACTCCAGTGGATTTCAAATGTGAATAA